One window from the genome of Solea solea chromosome 13, fSolSol10.1, whole genome shotgun sequence encodes:
- the gem gene encoding GTP-binding protein GEM, with protein sequence MLSSVRRHSLRLQTELHRWSICDPGSNLLPENLLARVPACISRSKSCTSSAGESDDSRGSWSSSDSVISTDSAGEALEPGRPYRVVLLGANGVGKTAFARIFAGAEDSMDTDECELCGDETWEKMIEVDGESATVTLLDTCDEETGSEWSQECHMQTGDAFLLLYSITDRASFLRASELRINLRRFRPAQHTPIILVGNKCDLVRCREVSVSDGRACAAVFDCKFIETSAAMQHNVWEAFHGIVRQLRLRRDSKEANKRRRHTKYNTRRESLPTKAKRFLDKVVAKNNPSMAFWLKSKSCHDLSVL encoded by the exons ATGCTGTCCTCGGTGCGCCGGCACAGCCTCCGCCTACAGACCGAGCTGCACCGCTGGAGCATCTGCGACCCGGGCAGCAACCTGCTCCCGGAAAACCTCCTGGCTCGGGTCCCCGCCTGCATCTCCCGCTCCAAGTCCTGCACCAGCTCCGCGGGGGAGTCGGACGATAGCCGCGGGAGCTGGTCCTCCTCAGACTCGGTCATCTCCACAGACTCCGCCGGGGAAGCGTTGGAACCGGGGAGACCGTACCGGGTGGTGCTGTTAGGGGCCAACGGAGTTGGTAAGACAGCGTTCGCCAGGATCTTCGCCGGGGCAGAGGACAGCATGGACACCGATGAGTGCGAGCTGTGTGGAG ATGAAACATGGGAAAAGATGATTGAGGTGGACGGAGAGTCTGCCACTGTAACTCTGCTGGACACATGTGATGAAGAG actGGCAGTGAATGGTCTCAGGAGTGCCACATGCAGACAGGCGATGCCTTCCTACTGCTGTACTCCATAACTGACCGTGCGTCGTTCCTGCGAGCGTCTGAGCTCCGGATCAACCTACGCCGCTTCCGTCCGGCTCAGCACACACCAATCATCCTGGTGGGGAACAAGTGTGACCTTGTGCGATGTAGAGAGGTGTCAGTCAGTG ACGGCCGCGCCTGTGCTGCTGTGTTCGACTGCAAGTTTATCGAAACCTCTGCTGCCATGCAGCACAACGTGTGGGAGGCCTTCCACGGCATAGTGCGACAGCTGCGTCTGCGGCGAGACTCCAAAGAAGCCAACAAACGTCGCAGGCACACAAAGTATAACACGCGCCGCGAGAGCCTCCCTACAAAGGCCAAGCGTTTCCTTGACAAGGTGGTAGCAAAGAACAACCCCAGCATGGCGTTTTGGCTGAAATCAAAGTCCTGCCATGACCTTTCTGTCCTGTAA
- the cdh17 gene encoding cadherin-17, with protein sequence MCCSVITLWSHLLDLPGKAVIMRSMVHLLLLPLLLSIAGGKDLEEKKGPFEDTMLDVPEGTPVPYPMHQFQMTHPDVNNFRLSGEEKDVIKMSTDGWLYLEKPLDWSKEDHYIIKVEALAGDQVVDEPIFVTINVLDINNNAPSFNQTYYTALVRENSPAVVPFTRVFASDLDDPETPNAHLTYSLVNQFPNMKDIILFQINPNTGEISTTEEGAKMLKARESIHYSRGEDRSLDALKTKFNEYCPGPEIPYEENPFFTCVERAEVRRRSMDPLNDPDYTLFVRVQDLGGASESALSGNTRVHIIVQPNLWVNPGPISITEHLDVTYPLKIAEVQSNDPEAIYSLVQKERELKFPFQITEDGKIFLTEALDREDKDMYNLVVFAKDINNMEVDPPMEFHVSVEDVNDNAPQCENEESVFEVQENEPVGSLIGQLLAHDDDKAGTLNSLLIYTIVSLSPPSESSIFSIDAASGKIQALRMLQRKEQQVYHMDVQVSDPGFSVTCKVVIKVIDVNNEMPLFEETDYGSHTLAEDTPVGHTVVTIRATDADDPDSGSSLIEYHISAGDDDEVFAVETDGKGVGHLIIAKPLDFESSTTYKLQIDARNPEPLMKGLEYGPQSSTSVTVSVTDVDEPPQFSGDVWDVSVPEDITKGSVLLTVEATDPEGKEISFKIDGDTSGWLEIDAATGQIKTKEILDRESLENIEFTVTAFEKENPEMSSEHVVSVNLLDVNDNYPKLTETQAFICAAKPESIIIEAKDGDSAPFSQPFTFALSRKSPNWDLRNIDGSTAKLTLKKTQSQDKTFTLSIDVKDNAGMGIPQSFEVRVCNCTELGYCYVAPEGHSFKYGMGITIGILVGTLGFCILAFIIVIYRINKSNKGKKKGEAEVEKPMI encoded by the exons ATGTGCTGTTCAGTCATCACTCTGTGGAGTCACCTACTTGATCTCCCCGGGAAG GCTGTGATCATGAGATCCATGGTGCATCTGTTGTTGCTCCCCCTCCTGCTCAGCATT GCTGGTGGGAAGGatctggaggagaagaagggcCCGTTTGAGGACACGATGCTCGATGTGCCAGAGGGAACACCGGTGCCATATCCCATGCACCAG TTTCAAATGACCCATCCAGATGTAAATAATTTCAGGCTGAGTGGAGAAGAAAAGGatgtcattaaaatgtcaacGGATGGGTGGCTGTACCTGGAGAAGCCTCTGGACTGGTCCAAAGAAGATCATTACATCATCAAG GTGGAGGCATTGGCCGGGGACCAAGTTGTGGACGAGCCAATTTTTGTGACCATCAATGTTTTGGACATCAACAACAATGCTCCGAGCTTCAACCAGACTTACTACACAGCGCTTGTTAGAGAAAACAGTCcagcag TTGTTCCATTTACCCGTGTGTTTGCATCGGATCTGGACGACCCCGAGACTCCTAATGCTCACCTGACATACAGCCTGGTCAACCAGTTCCCCAACATGAAAGACATCATCCTGTTCCAGATCAACCCCAACACTGGAGAGATCTCCACCACAGAagaag GGGCAAAGATGCTAAAGGCCAGGGAGAGCATCCActacagcagaggagaagatcGGAGCCTTGACGCGCTGAAGACAAAGTTTAACGAATACTGTCCCGGGCCGGAGATTCCTTATGAAGAAAACCCTTTCTTCACCTGTGTGGAGAGAGCAG aggtgaggaggaggagcatggACCCCCTAAACGACCCGGACTACACCCTGTTTGTGCGCGTGCAGGACCTGGGAGGAGCGTCGGAGTCGGCTCTGAGTGGAAACACCAGAGTTCACATCATTGTGCAGCCAAACCTGTGGGTCAACCCCGGACCCATATCTATAACAGAGCACCTGGATGTGACTTATCCTCTGAAGATCGCAGAG GTTCAGTCCAATGACCCTGAAGCAATCTACAGCTTAGTGCAGAAAGAACGAGAGCTGAAATTCCCCTTCCAGATCACGGAAGATGGAAAAATATTCCTGACAGAGGCTCTGGACAGAGAAGACAAGGACATG TACAATCTGGTGGTGTTCGCAAAGGATATCAATAATATGGAGGTAGATCCACCCATGGAGTTTCACGTCTCTGTGGAAGATGTGAACGACAATGCACCACAGTGTGAAAATGAGGAGAGTGTGTTTGAGGTGCAGGAGAATGAGCCTGTAG gCAGCCTGATAGGACAGCTGTTGGCCCATGACGACGATAAAGCCGGGACACTGAATTCTCTGCTGATTTACACTATCGTGTCTCTGAGTCCACCTTCTGAATCCAGTATTTTCTCCATCGATGCTGCCTCTGGAAAAATCCAGGCTTTACGCATGCTGCAGAGAAAAGAACAGCAGGTCTATCACATGGATGTCCAAGTCAGCGATCCAG GTTTCAGTGTAACCTGTAAAGTTGTCATCAAGGTCATTGATGTCAACAATGAGATGCCACTGTTTGAGGAGACTGAT TATGGCAGCCACACTCTAGCAGAGGACACCCCAGTTGGACACACGGTGGTGACCATCAGAGCCACAGATGCTGACGACCCCGACAGCGGCAGCTCCCTTATTGAGTACCACATCTCTGCCGGTGACGATGATGAGGTTTTTGCTGTGGAGACGGACGGGAAAGGAGTTGGTCATCTGATCATAGCAAAG CCTCTGGACTTCGAGTCCTCCACAACCTACAAGCTCCAGATTGATGCTCGTAACCCAGAGCCGCTGATGAAAGGTCTGGAGTATGGCCCCCAGTCCTCCACCTCCGTCACTGTGTCCGTCACTGACGTGGACGAGCCCCCGCAGTTTAGCGGGGACGTCTGGGATGTGTCTGTGCCTGAGGACATCACCAAGGGTTCAGTGCTGCTCACTGTGGAGGCAACGGACCCGGAGGGCAAAGAGATCAG ttttaaGATTGACGGTGACACTAGTGGCTGGCTGGAGATCGATGCTGCCACAGGACAGATCAAGACCAAAGAGATCCTTGATAGAGAGAGCCTGGAGAACATTGAATTCACTGTGACTGCATTTGAGAAAG AGAACCCAGAGATGTCGTCGGAGCACGTCGTGTCTGTCAATCTGCTGGATGTGAACGACAACTACCCCAAACTGACGGAGACCCAGGCCTTCATCTGTGCAGCAAAGCCTGAATCCATCATCATCGAGGCCAAAGATGGAGACAGTGCTCCTTTCTCCCAGCCCTTCACCTTTGCCCTTTCCCGGAAGTCACCCAACTGGGATCTGCGCAACATTGATG GTTCTACGGCAAAACTGAccctgaagaaaacacaaagtcaaGATAAAACCTTCACACTCTCCATTGATGTTAAAGACAATGCAGGCATGGGAATCCCACAGTCATTTGAGG TGAGAGTATGTAACTGCACAGAGTTGGGTTACTGCTACGTCGCACCAGAGGGTCATTCCTTCAAATATGGGATGGGAATCACCATCGGGATCCTGGTTGGAACTCTGGGATTCTGCA TTCTTGCCTTCATCATAGTCATCTATcgtataaataaatcaaacaaggGGAAGAAGAAAGGTGAAGCTGAGGTGGAGAAGCCCATGATATAG